A window of the Gossypium hirsutum isolate 1008001.06 chromosome A03, Gossypium_hirsutum_v2.1, whole genome shotgun sequence genome harbors these coding sequences:
- the LOC107928020 gene encoding PI-PLC X-box domain-containing protein DDB_G0293730 — MGSLFSKQVERRKNIKAEKKTLCDLNENCGETYPGSDYRPADRKNWMAGLGVDKVHINKIVWPGTHDSATNKIGIPFITRPFAQCQSLSVYQQLVKGTRVLDIRVNENRRVCHGILTTYGIDVVIGDIKKFLSETQSEVIILEIRTEFGHQDPPEFEKYLEEQLGEYLIHQDEHVFGKTIAELLPKRIICVWKPNKSPRPQSGSPFWNAGHLKDNWIDTDLPSTKFDSNLKHLSEQAPASSRKFFYRVENTVTPQPDNPIVCVKPVTNRIHGYARLFIAQCFTKGCADRLQIFSTDFIDEDFVDACVGLTQARVEGAC, encoded by the coding sequence atgggtTCTTTGTTCTCAAAACAAGTTGAAAGGCGTAAGAATATCAAGGCTGAAAAGAAAACCCTTTGTGATCTCAATGAAAACTGCGGTGAAACGTATCCCGGAAGTGATTACCGGCCGGCGGATAGGAAGAATTGGATGGCCGGACTTGGGGTTGATAAAGTTCATATAAACAAGATTGTATGGCCGGGAACTCATGATTCGGCGACGAACAAGATCGGTATTCCGTTTATTACTCGTCCTTTTGCACAGTGTCAATCGTTATCGGTGTACCAACAACTCGTTAAAGGTACTCGGGTTTTGGACATTCGGGTCAACGAGAACCGTCGTGTGTGTCATGGGATTTTAACGACGTACGGTATCGATGTTGTTATCGGCGATATCAAGAAGTTCTTGTCGGAAACACAGTCGGAGGTGATAATACTAGAGATTCGTACGGAGTTCGGTCATCAGGACCCGCCGGAGTTCGAGAAGTACTTAGAAGAACAACTCGGTGAGTACCTTATTCATCAAGACGAACATGTGTTTGGAAAAACGATTGCTGAACTATTACCGAAGAGAATTATTTGTGTGTGGAAACCGAACAAATCTCCACGTCCTCAATCTGGGTCTCCGTTTTGGAACGCGGGTCATTTGAAAGATAATTGGATCGATACGGACTTGCCGTCGACGAAGTTCGATAGCAACTTGAAGCATTTGTCGGAACAAGCACCGGCTTCGTCGAGAAAATTCTTTTATAGAGTGGAGAATACGGTGACTCCACAACCGGATAACCCTATTGTGTGTGTTAAACCGGTGACGAATCGGATTCATGGGTATGCGAGGTTGTTCATCGCGCAATGCTTTACAAAGGGTTGTGCTGATCGGTTGCAGATCTTTTCGACAGATTTTATCGATGAGGATTTCGTCGATGCTTGTGTCGGACTTACCCAAGCTAGGGTTGAAGGGGCTTGTTGA
- the LOC107927857 gene encoding chaperone protein dnaJ 11, chloroplastic, whose amino-acid sequence MASSVSLYEVLGVPVSANGNEIKAAYRRLARTWHPDVVSVNQKEMSADRFMRIHAAYSTLSDPNQRADYDRNLRRWNRPFTTMEATATAVGSYGFSSYGGNRNWETDQCW is encoded by the coding sequence ATGGCTTCATCTGTATCATTGTACGAGGTTCTTGGTGTACCAGTGAGTGCAAACGGTAATGAAATCAAGGCAGCTTATAGAAGACTTGCGAGGACGTGGCACCCTGATGTTGTGTCTGTAAATCAGAAAGAAATGTCTGCTGATCGGTTCATGAGAATCCATGCAGCGTATTCCACGTTGTCGGATCCTAATCAACGTGCGGATTATGATAGGAATCTTAGACGGTGGAACCGTCCCTTTACGACTATGGAAGCAACTGCGACGGCGGTGGGTTCCTATGGGTTTTCTAGTTATGGTGGTAATAGGAATTGGGAGACCGATCAGTGCTGGTAg
- the LOC107927849 gene encoding glycine-rich protein 2, producing MAESRLAGTVKWFNDQKGFGFITPTDGGEDVFVHQSSIRSDGFRSLADGEEVEFVIESSEGRSKAVDVTGPNGEPVRGSSRSGRGGAGAGGGGGYTGGGREGGYGGGGCFKCGEVGHLARDCGQGGSGGGGGRYGGGGVGYGGLACYNCGVAGHFARECPGNNR from the coding sequence ATGGCAGAGAGTAGGTTGGCAGGAACGGTGAAGTGGTTCAACGACCAAAAGGGTTTTGGGTTCATCACTCCGACGGACGGCGGCGAGGACGTTTTCGTTCACCAGTCATCGATCCGTTCCGATGGGTTCCGTAGCCTTGCAGATGGTGAAGAGGTCGAGTTCGTCATTGAGTCTTCCGAAGGTCGTTCCAAGGCTGTTGATGTTACTGGACCCAACGGCGAACCTGTTCGTGGCAGCTCGAGATCCGGACGCGGTGGCGCTGGCGCTGGCGGTGGTGGTGGGTACACAGGCGGAGGGAGGGAAGGTGGGTATGGTGGAGGAGGGTGTTTTAAGTGTGGAGAGGTTGGGCATTTGGCAAGGGACTGTGGACAAGGTGGCAGCGGCGGCGGTGGTGGAAGATATGGGGGTGGCGGAGTTGGATACGGTGGGTTGGCTTGTTACAACTGTGGTGTCGCCGGTCACTTTGCCCGGGAATGTCCTGGCAATAACCGTTGA
- the LOC107927876 gene encoding auxin transporter-like protein 2 codes for MESEKVGEEETAIVGDYVEIMKTEGKSKGMKSKFSKLFWHGGSVYDAWFSCASNQVAQVLLTLPYSFSQLGMLSGILLQLFYGLLGSWTAYIISILYVEYRTRKEREKVDFRNHVIQWFEVLDGLLGKHWRNVGLAFNCTFLLFGSVIQLIACASNIYYINDNLDKRTWTYIFGACCATTVFIPSFHNYRIWSFLGLLMTTYTAWYLTIASLLHGQVEGVQHTGPTKLVLYFTGATNILYTFGGHAVTVEIMHAMWKPQKFKAIYLIATLYVMTLTLPSAAAVYWAFGDMLLNHSNAFSLLPRTTFRDMAVILMLIHQFITFGFACTPLYFVWEKAIGMHECKSLCKRAATRLPVVIPIWFLAIIFPFFGPINSTVGSLLVSFTVYIIPALAHIFTFRSATARENAVDQPPKYFGRWVGTFTINVFIVVWVLIVGFGFGGWASMVNFIDQIDTFGLFTKCYQCPPPSVAVSPPSHGLNTTAAAPLHQPFNHTRRH; via the exons ATGGAAAGTGAAAAAGTAGGGGAAGAAGAGACTGCGATTGTTGGGGACTATGTAGAAATTATGAAAACTGAAGGCAAATCAAAGGGCATGAAAAGCAAATTCTCTAAGCTCTTCTGGCATGGTGGTTCTGTATATGATGCTTGGTTCAGCTGTGCTTCTAATCAg GTGGCTCAAGTGTTGCTTACATTGCCATATTCATTTTCACAGTTGGGGATGTTGTCTGGTATCTTATTGCAGTTGTTTTATGGCTTGTTGGGTAGTTGGACAGCTTATATCATTAGCATATTGTATGTAGAATATAGAAcaaggaaagaaagagagaaggTTGATTTCAGGAACCATGTCATTCAG TGGTTTGAAGTTCTTGATGGTCTCCTTGGAAAACATTGGAGAAATGTGGGTTTGGCATTCAATTGCACTTTTCTTCTCTTTGGATCTGTCATTCAACTCATAGCTTGTGCAAG caatatatattacataaatgaCAATCTAGACAAGAGGACATGGACTTACATCTTTGGAGCATGTTGTGCTACCACTGTCTTTATTCCTTCATTTCACAATTATAGAATCTGGTCTTTCCTTGGTCTTTTAATGACCACTTACACTGCTTGGTACCTCACCATTGCTTCCCTCCTCCATGGCCAG GTTGAAGGGGTGCAACATACTGGTCCAACCAAGCTGGTGCTATACTTCACTGGGGCCACCAACATTCTCTATACATTTGGGGGACATGCTGTCACTGT GGAGATCATGCATGCAATGTGGAAGCCACAGAAGTTTAAAGCTATATACTTGATAGCCACACTGTATGTAATGACACTGACACTTCCTTCAGCAGCAGCTGTTTATTGGGCATTTGGGGACATGCTTCTCAATCACTCAAATGCTTTTTCCCTTCTCCCAAGAACTACATTCAGGGACATGGCTGTCATTTTAATGCTCATCCACCAG TTCATAACATTTGGATTTGCATGCACCCCATTGTATTTTGTATGGGAGAAAGCCATTGGGATGCATGAATGTAAGAGCCTATGCAAAAGAGCAGCAACAAGGTTGCCAGTGGTGATTCCCATTTGGTTCTTGGCTATAATTTTCCCATTCTTTGGACCTATCAACTCTACTGTGGGATCTCTTCTCGTTAGCTTCACTGTCTATATCATCCCTGCATTGGCTCACATTTTCACCTTCAGATCAGCCACTGCTAGAGAG aatGCTGTGGACCAACCACCCAAGTACTTCGGAAGATGGGTGGGGACATTCACTATAAACGTGTTCATTGTGGTGTGGGTCCTAATCGTTGGGTTCGGATTCGGTGGATGGGCGAGCATGGTAAATTTTATAGACCAGATCGACACATTCGGGCTCTTCACAAAGTGTTACCAATGTCCACCACCGTCAGTGGCGGTTTCACCTCCATCCCACGGCCTCAACACCACCGCAGCCGCTCCTCTACACCAACCATTCAACCACACTCGCCGCCACTGA